CCATTTTAATTGGCCCGGAGCTGAATGTTCGCCCATGCTACCGAAAGAATTCGAACAAACAAGTTCTGCAAATTTGTGGGTCTTATGCGCCGGAGTCATAGTCTTATCGCGCATTTCATAAAGAACAACTTGATAACCCATGTCAGCTAGCTGTAGTGCGCACTCAGAACCCGCAAGCCCTGCGCCAACGACGGTAATTTGTTTCATGGAATGATTTTGGGTGAAATTCGTCATCTTTGTGGTAGACCTTTTCAAGTATGGATTCCAATCAGAAACCCAAAGGCAAATTATCAATCGGCTCGGAAGTACTACAGAGTCTTTTTGAAAATGGCAAGTCACCATTATCCGAGCAATTTATGCGTTGGAAATTGTGGGCTAAATGGGAAGAAGTCGTGGGACCTACCATTGCAAAAAATGCGGAACCCGTAGGTTTTCAAAGGGGAGTTTTGTTCGTGTGGGTGCGAAACTCAACCTGGATGCAACAGATGATTTTTATGAAAGATCATATGCGCAACACCATCAATCAGAAATTCGAATCTAACTTTGTAAAATATATCAAGTTCACACTGGATCGCCGTGACGTCCCGTCGTCAGATAATGAGGGCTTTAAAGAAATGATTCAGAAAATCGCACCCGAAGGCGATAACGACTAGTAGTTCAGACCCCTTGGAACGCCCACCACGGTGTCGGCCGTTTTTGAAATTCCACCTTCTTCAAACAAACTTAATGTTCCCGGTTTCATGTCAGTCCAAACTTCATTGTGAGTCAAAGGACTTGTCGCAATGATCGCCACACGATCTTCACTTGTGGTCTGCGCGCTCAAATCCACCGTTACATCCTGATCTTTCAATTGCACCGTTGGGAACGGAGCTTTACGCAAAACATAAGTAAGATTCGTAGAGCAATGGGCAAACAATAAACTGCCGTTGCAAAGTAGGAAGTTAAACTTCCCATGATCGCCTGCAACTTTGGATAGTTCTGTCAGTGCTGCGAATAATTTCTCTGTGCCAGGAAATACACTGCCAAATTGTTTTCTTAACTCCTGCATAATCCAGCAAAACACGAACTCACTGTCGGTGTTGCCTACAGGTAAGTAGCTGCCATCAAGTTCTGGATTAAAATCTACAAGTGTCCCGTTATGGGCAAAGATCCAATATCGGCCCCACAGTTCACGCATAAAAGGATGAGTATTTTCTAACGATACCTTTCCTTGAGTCGCTTTACGAATATGCGCCACAACATTTTTAGATTTGATTGGATAGCTTCGAACAAGTTCAGCGACTTTAGAATGGGCAGAAGGAGCGGTATCTAGAAATTGGCGAACACCGCGATCTTCAAAAAATGCAATACCCCAACCGTCATTATGGGAATCCGTCAACCCACCGCGAGCTTGGAAACCCGTGAACGAAAAACAAATATCAGTAGGAGTATTGCAATTCATCGCAAGAAGCTGACACATAAAGATTCCTATTTTAGTTTTCCCAAGGCCTCCAGCCATGGTTTTAGGATTTTATCACTTTGTTGCTGGCTTTTAGCATCCAAGTGGGGGCGTAAATCCGTCAATGCTCTTATGATATGAAGTTTTTGTGGAAACTCCAAGTTCGAACCGTCACTGTTGCGATAGAAAAATTCATCCTTATTAAAGGAATTTTTATTTAAGGAATAATAAATATCCTGGGCGGCCCACAGATAGACCTCTAGGTTTGTCAACTTCCAGGCTTTTAACAAAGCGCGGACCGCATAGGCTTGATCTTCTAAGTTCAACCCTGGATTCAGGATGCTTTGTTTTTCAATGTCGTACTTTTCCTGGATCAAACCAGTACTGGAAGTAAACTTGTTCGTTAGGAAATTCGCTAGGCCCAAAGTTAGAAGTTTTAGATCTTCGCGGCCTTCCAAAAGAATGTCTAAAGGACGAAGGCCTCTTTTATCCACTTCCAGTAAAATTTCAGAGCGCGTGTTTTCAACTCCCTCAGTAGCTTCCAGGAACTCGGCGATCGCTAAAATTAAATGAGCAACGTCACGGCTTTTTACGACGTTACCTTTTCCAGTATCTAAAATATCCTGAATGGCAGCCATCACGGCTGTCTCATCACTGGTTGTGAATTTATCTGCACCCATGATTTTGTTTTCAAGTGTCACTAAAAACACGGGGGTATCTTCTTTAGTGATATTTTGTAAAAGCACGGCCGCTTCGCCCAGGTTCAAAGCAAAAAGCATATCCTTCGGGAATAACGGCCGATGAAGAGCATCGGATTCAATATCCTGAGTGATATCTTGCGCCTGAATGTTACCAAGAATTTTATCAAACTTTGTGTGCTTCCAATCCGCAGTTAAGCGCATCATGCGACTGATGCCGTACAGTTGATTTGCAAACGATGAAGCTGAAAAATTGCGGGTCACAGAAGCTTTGCCATCGCCGTGAAAGGCATCCTTTAACGGAACCTCATCAGGAATCGCGTAAGAACTTTGCATCAGAGCTAAGTCCATTATGTCTAAGTTTCGTTTTCCTTTTTTAACCGGCGTCAGAAGTGCAGGGATTAAGTAATTGGCGCCATCACGGTATCCACCGATGCTAACAAGCTTATTCACTTGTGTCAGTGCCCCTTGCAGACTTTCTGGATTCTTTTCATTGGCGTTTTCCATTAAAAGCGAATTTGCGACAAGGGAGCTTCCCACAGTCGTTGCTTTTAAAACCTTAAAATTCCCTTGTGGTTCTAGCGTAAAACCTTGTGAAGAGATTTTCACTGAAACTTGGTTTACTTCAAAACCACGGATCTTTCCATTCATGGAAGGTAGAACTTTCTTAGACCAAGCCATTAAAAGTCGTTTTAAATAATTAGGATAGTTATTGCGAACCGAAAGAACTTCTTTCCCTTTTTCCTGAAGACCTAAATTGATTTTTTCAATGAACAACTTCGGAAGTTCTTTTATGAAGTTAGTACCAAAAGTTTCAATCACGGAAATCACGTAGCCACGGGTTTTTTCATTCATTTCTGCTTGCAGTTTTTCTAGGCCGTATTTTTTAATCTTAGGCAGTACGAAAAGCTTTTTTGCGATGCCATCAAAGATGCCACCACCGCAACCCGATGTTCTTAAACATTCAAGTTCATCGTTATTTTGTCGTGATAGGAAATCGTAAAGCTCTTCATTGCCGTCTTTGATGTAGGTCGCTTTTTCTTCTGGAGTCAGAATTCTCCAAATGTCGACGATAACCGTCAATCCGCCTTGAGCATCGTGCATATTATCAAGCCCTGAAGCGATGAGCTTCCCTTGCGCAAGACTGCGGTTAAGTTCAGGATCTAGAGTGATTTGAAACTTCGCAATCACGGCTTCAATGATGGTCAGATTCTGCGACAACGTCACAGCTCTTTGCATTTTATGGATCAGGTTTTCAAACTCAACAAACAAGGGGTCGGTTTCAGCTTTAAGTTCTTCAGTGATACCTTCTTCAATAACAGATTCTAAACCCATTTCAGGAAGGGTATTTTGAACACGGTCGGTGAAGCTTCGCGCGAAAGCTAAAAGTTTTGGTAGATTTTCGGTTTTTGCCGGCCATGGAAACTGTGCGCCGATTCTTTCAAATTGCTCTTTGATAATTTTTTGGGATCTTGCGATTTCTAAATTTATTTCTTCTAAAGTCTTTTTAACTTCTGTTTGGGTCTGCGCTGCTGCAAGGTTAGCAAAGGGACTTTGCGAAAGTTCAACAAAGCTTGAAGAGCCTTCTGCTTCGTAAAAGCGCTCAATCCATTGTAAGCCCTTATTTTTCAAAGCTTCGTTTTCAGTGGTCTGTCCAAGATGGACAAGATGTTCTGCTGACTGAAAGAAGTCCGCAGTGGAAACTTGTGTTTGCCAGTTAAGATTTTTAACTTCTTGACCGTGGGTCTTTAAACCTTTTTGAAATAGATCCGTATCTGAAAGTCGCGGACCAAAACTGGTTTTGCCAGCAGGGAAAATGCGGTCCTCGGGCTTAGGCGCGCAGGCTCCTAGAAGACTTAATGAGACAACCAATGAAAAGGAATGAAGTAAAAGTGTTTTCATTAGAAGAACACCATCACATTCATTTCTTGCGCGAGTTGCCTTTCCACGTTTTGCCCCGAGATCACATCGCTGATCTCGACGGTTAGAATCATTGGGATCAGGGCTTTTTTCTTAAAGAACGAATTTACCGTGCTGTAAGAAGCTTCCGCTTTCACCTTATGCGCTTGCGTATTCGTATTTACCGCTAACAAATCATAACGGGAATTTTTTTGCCCGGTGTATTCATCGTGCGACTTTACCGCATACTCGTAGCCCGCACCAAAAGTCCATGCATCATTCAATTCAAAAAAGGTATTCTGTCCTAAGGAAACAGTATTCCCAATGTGTCTATTCACATCTTCTTTGGCAGAAGCGTCGGGCAGGGAGTCGTTTTCATCTTTCGGAACGCGCGCTGTAACTTTATCTGGGATGTTTACCAAGTAAGAAATAAATGGAACCGCAGTCAACTTGCCAAAAAATCTATGCGAGTAAGCAAAAAGATTATTAATGCTGGTTCTTCCGAAAATATTTAAAGCAGCCAAATCATCAGCATCATATTTGGGTCCGGTCGGAAGACTGAGTTGCGCCTGATAAATAGCAGCCTGGTTGCGGTTTTCATAAAGCTTATAAACGCTGGCTACTTGAATATCGCCGACAAAGGATTCGTGACGGTCTTCGATGGGCTTATAACCCTTTTGGTGCAAAGTTTGGTGGGTGGCCGTGGCAAGATTTGTGTTCAAAGCCTGGTCAAGTTCAGGGCTTAATCCCGAGAACTGTTGGCGGTAAAATTCGATATTAGAAAACTGTTGGTCGATGGAAATTTTGTTATCGTAGGTGATTAGAGGAATACCCAGACCCACGGTCCATTTCTTAGTAAGCCCGCGGGCGAAGACCGGGGCAAAGTACTTTATCACAGGCTCGGTTTTAACTCTTAGAACTCCCAGGTTGAATTCGTCGCCAAGTTGGGAAGCGCCAAAGCTGTTTAAAGCATCTACAAGTTTTTTAGCCTCAGGATTGAACTTCACTAGTTCCCGGGCGTTAAAAATGACGGATTTATAATCTCCAAGATTCATCAAAGTGCCGTCTTCGGTATATTTTTCTCCGACCTTATCGATGTAGCCAAAGCGGAATGAGGGGCTGCTAATACCTTCTGGAAGAACATTGGTCGACGTCAGGCCCTGGGCGCAGAATGGGCCTAATAACGCGCAAAATGTTAGCAGAGCCACCAATGATCTCACGTAAGAACCCTTTCAGTTCAGATACAGCGAAGGACGTGGATTTTCAGTGACCTTGTTAGCCAGTTTTATGCCAAAAGAAAGAACCTAAAATGGAGGTAAGGTAAGGGGGATTTTGGGTGACGAAGAAGCTTCAACACTAGTCACTGTATACAGACTGGATTCTTCTGAATGCAATGTAGCTTGGTAAGTTAATAAAAGACTCACTGCTATTGTTAAAGCTTGAATTAATTTTTCCATGTACCCAAGGTAAAAATTGTTGAAGAAATTCTCCACCCAATTTTTTTATTTTCCGGACTGTCTTCGAGTTTCTTACCAACTCTACACGCTCACATTTTCGTGAACTAATCCTTTGTCGCTTTGGTGCCTTGGTCAATAGATTGGCGTAGAAGCGATTTTACGTGATCTTTCCTATCATTCGCTCCCACCATTGCTTTTAATTGATTATGAAGACTTGGATCGTTGATAAGCGCACCTAGACTTCCTTGACCTTTATCGATCTTGGTAAGAATCGAATCTAGTTTGTTCAGGGAGCTTGCGAACTTATCGCCCGTTGCACTTTCATTTAACTGAGTCGCAAGCTTCTGCGCTTCTTTACTTGCCAAGGTCAAACTTGTGCTCGCAGTTTCAAGATTTCCCATCAGTCTTCCCATACGATTGTTTTCATTCATCGCGTGGGTCATTTTGTAAAGCTCATTGATTATATCAAAGATGCGGTTGGTTTCATTTCCTCTTTCAGAAATAATTCCTAGAACGTCGGTGGCTTTAGCGATTTGCAAAACTTCACCTTCTTTAACAACTTCAGCACGTGGATCACCTGGGATAATGAATACGAACTTATCACCCAAGGCCCCTTGGGTACGAATTTCCACTTGTGAACCTTGACGGATACGTGGGATGTAGTCAGCGTCCACTTTCATTTTCACATCTAGCGCATTAACTTCCGGAAGAAAAGTGATCGCTTCAACGTTACCAACAGTCACGCCCGATAAAGAAACAACGCTACCTACTGACAAACCCTGAACTTGATCAAAGTGTGCGTGCAGTCTTACGTAAGAAGTAAATAGTGCGCGGTCTGCACCCAGGAAAAACAACGAAGCCATAATTAGGACAGCGCCCACGGCTAAAAAGATTCCAACTTTTAGCTGGGTGCTAGTGTGTGATTCCATTAAGCACTTTCTCCATTTATGAACAGGCTCATTGGGCCTTCAGGTTCCGATTTTAATTTATCAATTGTGTATTGTTCGCCGATGCGACCGTTTTGCAAAAGAGCGACCTTATCGCACACGGCGTACACAGTGGGCATATCGTGGGTTACGAGGATTGACGTAACACCTTTGGCTTTTAGCGAAAGAATAGATTCTTGAATGCGTTTGGTATTGTAAGGATCTAAACCCGCGGTGGGTTCGTCATATAAAACAACTTCAGGATGCATCATCATCGCACGAGCCAGGCCCACACGCTTTTGCATGCCGCCAGAAAGATTTCCTGGATAAAGATGTTCAGATTCAGGCAAACCAAATTCCGCAAGCTGTTCGCGGATCTTTAAAGCTATTTCTTTTTCTGAATAGTGAAAGTGTTCACGCAAAGGGTAAGCGAGGTTTTCATAAACCGTCATTGAGTCAAACAGTGCGCCACCTTGAAAAGCGTAGGCTACTTTCTTACGGATATTGATGAGTTCATTTTCGTTCATCGGCGCAATATCTTCGCCATCAATAAGAATACTGCCTGAATCTGGTTTTTCTAAACCAACAAGACTGCGCAGTAAGACGCTCTTTCCTGTTCCAGAGCCGCCAATCAATCCCAAGCATTCACCTTTACGTACGTAAAAGTTGACACCTTGATGAACTTTTTTGCCGCCAAAGGATTTATGGAAGTTAACGACTTCAATCACACCGCTGCGCTTTTCGCTCATATCATCTTCTCCACGATCCAGAAAAGTTTTGATAAGAAGAAATCCCCCACAAGAATCATGATGGAAGCGACGACAACGGCTTTGGTAGTAGCGATACCGACTTCTTTAGTTCCATTTTGTACGGTCAAACCAAAGTAACAAGCGGGGATCGCGATAAATAAAGCAAAGAAGAAGGTTTTACCGAATCCAGAAAGATAGTCGACGATGTTTGAAGTGGACATGACTTTCAAAAGATAGAAGTTGGGATCAAGATTTAATTCTGTGGCGCCAATAATCAAACCACCTGCGTTACCTACGATGTTTGCAACAGTGGCAAGGATCGGTAAGGTGATCAAACACGCAAGGACTCTTGGAATCACGATTTTTTTAATCGGTGAAGTTCCCAAGGCACGAATTGCATCGATTTGTTGTGTTACGACCATACTGCCAATTTCACTGGCGATACCGGCGCCCACACGGGCTGCTAGCATAAGGCTAGTGAACATCGGACCCATTTCACGTAAGATCGTGACCGCCACAAGTTTAGGAACATAAAGTTTACCACCGAATTTTTCTAGACCCATACCAAACTGCAGGGACATCACCATGCCGGTGCTCATCGCGGTGATCACAACAAGTGGTAACGAGCGCAGACCAATGTGATAGATCTGCTCAATTAAAAGCTTCCAGTAAAATTTCCCTTTTACGATTTCGCGAACAACGTCTTTAAATAGCAGACCCGTTCCGCCTAGGAAGCGGATGATCTCTAAAATAAAAACTGTGAACGGCAACGCAAATTGGTTCATTAAGGCGCCTTAAAATTGTTTTTAAATTCTTCAAACGCGGCTGCCTCGGCTGAAAAAGATTTCGCTAATCCGCCATAGGTCAAAGTGTAGTTGCAGCCATTTTTTTGAAATACGATCAAAGCTAGTTCAACGGGAACGCCGTCAAGTTTTCCACTGGCGCGGGATTGTCTAGCAGCGCGTTCGTTGTAGTTTACTTCTTCAGAAGAAAGCGTTTTGCTTTCGTTCAGTGCCGCGAAGGCGTCGTTTTCTAGATCTTTAAGTGTTGGTTCTGATTTGCCACCGCATTCGGAAAAATAGGAAATGGTATTGCCAGTGTTTGCACTGATCCATGACTTATCAGCGTCGGCACTTGCGATTTCTTTAAAAGCTCCCGCAGGTTGTTTGTATTCAACGTCTTTTGCCGACGTGACTTTACCGCCGGGAAGTTGAACCGTTACACAGCCGCTAAGCAAAAGACCCAAGATGAATATAACTAAGTAGTGGTTTCTCATAACGCCTATCTATCGGAAACTCTTCATGGAAAATTCAGTGTGCGCAAGTGAATCACGGCCTAAGTCGGTGTCATCAGATTGTCAGGCCTGACAGAAATCCAATGAACTTTTTTGCCCATCTTGAACTAATTTGCCAATAGACCTTGGAATGCCTGGCACCGTATGTGCAACAGCACAAAGAAGATAGAAGAAGGGGTTCAAGGAGTGAACACTTTGCAAAGAATCATAATGGCAGGATGCCTGATCATTGGTCTAGTTACTGCGGCTCATGCTGCAAACAAGGTCAATGGCTCAATCAATTTTCAAGGTGACACTGTTCACTTAGAGTTTACCGGTCAACAAAACTGGGATTATGACGTTAAACGCCTTGAGGTGAAAGGCCAAACCGTTGTTGAGATGGCTGTTCCGGCCTTAGATGACTCTACTATTCAGGCATTGTCTGCATTTAAAAGTGAGTTCGTTACAGGTATCGTCGTAGATCGCCAAGGTCCAGACGGTAAATCTGTGGTGAAGTTCACCTTAGCTGGCGAAAATATTGATACCTTTGATTATCTAACGGACCAACCTTCGCGTTTGATCATGGATTTTTATCTAAATCCAAATGCAAAAAAAGAAGTTCCAGCGGTAGCAAAAAAATCTGAACCAGCAGCAGTCGCTGATAAAGCTAAGTCCACAGATACAGTTGCAAAAGTTAAAACAAACAAAAAAAGAAATCCAGCTACGGCGGATGTCTTGGCTCTCTCCAACCAAGGCATCGCCGTAGCAGCGAACGACGAGGCTCCGATAAAAGCCGGGATCTTTGATGGTGGTGATCCAGAATACGATCGTTTTGCAATCAAGGATTATCAGATTAAAGAAGATGCGATCATTCGCGCGAAAGATAACTACTATATTCCGTTTCCGATGTTGCAAACTCCGGTCAGCTTTTGGGAAAAGCTGAAAGTCACGCCGACGATTTATCAAATCACGCCGAAAGCGACAGAAGAAAACAAACAAGCTCGTTTGCTACTTACATTATTTGAAAAACAAAGATATGCGGTTTACTTAAAAACCCAAGCTTGGTTTAAAGAGAAATATCCAAATTCTGAATACAACGAAATGATTGATTTCATGACGGCCGATGTTCATTTGTCTTTGTGGCAAAATGAAAATCGCGGCGGCAGTTATGACGAAGCGATGCAAAGGTATAAAGATGCTATCGCCAAATATCCGCAATCGCCATTAGCTGAAAGAACATCGCTTAAGACAGGTTTCTTGTCTTTAGAAAAAGGCGATGCCATCAATGCACTTCGTTTATTTAACGATCACATTGAAAATAAAAATTTTGGCGCAAAGAATTCTTTGTCTAAAGATTTAGCTCGCGTGGGTACAGGTCTAGCATTCATGAAAATAAATAAGTGGAATGATGCTGCTGCCCAGTTTGCTGAGGTCGAAAAGAACACGCAAAACCGTGACTTGAAAGTGGAAGCCGCTTTCCGTCAGGGTGACATCTGGGCTCGGGCTAAGAACTATGATAAAGCAGTTGCTGAATACCAAGCAGCTTTAAAGAAATATCCAGAAGGTCAGAACTTTTATCCAAATGCATTCTATAACCAGGCCGAATCTTTGTTCTGGATGAAGAAATATCCTGAAAGTTTGGATGTTTATCGCACTTATATCAAAAAATTCCCAAGCGATGATCATGCTGCGTTTGCGATGACTCGTATGGGGGAGCTTCTTGATATATTCGGAGCTGATAAGTCCCGCGTAATGGGTGCGTACCTTGAAACATTCTTCCGTTATGGTGAATCTCCAAGTGCGGTTGTGGCTCGTTTGCGTCTACTAAGTGCGCGTATGAAAGGGATGAAACCAAAGGAAGTGAATCACGCGGTTGGCGAGATTATGTCTTTAGCTAAAAAGATTGATCTACCTAACATCGAACAATTCTCAACGGTGATGGTGGGCGATGGCTATACCAGCCGTGGTGAATTCCCGAAGTCCATTGATTTACTTTCTAAATATTATAAAGAACATCCAACTTCAGTGGATGTGCCACTTATGACCAATCGTATTGTGGCGAACATCAATGAAAAATTAAGCAGTGAAGTTGCACAGGGTAATTTTATTGCGGCTTTAAAAACCCATAGCAAGTTTGCTGACAACTGGTTGAAAAACTCAAAACGTCTAGACACGAAATACAATGTCGGTCGCGCTTTTGAAATGGGTGGGGCTCCGGTTGAAGCAGAAAAATACTATAAAGATGTTTTAAATCGTATTTACGCTATTCGCGGAACCCAAGAAGCTAAAGAGATTAAGGCTAAAGAAAATCTTCCATCAGAAGATGAGTTAAACCTGCGTCTGTCCGCGGTTTTCACGAACGAACAAAAGTACAATCAGGCTTATGAGTTTCTAAAGAACATCAAAAACCCAGAAACGTTAACTGAAGAAGCGCAAATTGAAAGAGTGAACATCGCCGTTCGTCTTCTTGAAAAGCGTGGTGATAATGAATCAGCTATTCGGTACTTGGGTGAACTTTTGCGCACATGGAAAGGTCAGCCAGAGTTAGTGGCAGAGCCTTATTTAAAATTAGCCGAACTGCAAATGAAACAAAACCGCAGTGCTGATGCTCTTCAAGCTTTGGGTATGATCGATAAGTTACAAAGTGATTCAGATAAAGTTTCACCAGTCGTTCACGCAAAGGCGCTTGAAATGACAGGCGATATTCAGCTTGAAAAAGGCCAACCATCAGAGGCCATCGCTTCCTATGAAAAGCTTTTAGAAAAATACGAAGACAAACGTCCATTGTCTTCCATACGTTACAAACTTGGTCAGATTCACTTTAACAAAGGTGAAATTCAAAAAGCCGCAACTGTTTGGAACGAATTTAAAGGTGAAAAAAGTGAGTTCTGGAAAAACTTGGCCCAGGAGCAATTGAAAAACTCTGAATGGCGCGATGGTTATAAGAAATATATCAAAAGAATTCCAGCCATGTCTGAGAACGAGCAAGGTAAGTAGGAGATTTAATGTCGTACTTTGATTTTGATGCTTTACAAATTGAAGACAGAAAAATGCATGAAGTGAAGCAGTTGAGTCTTCAACTAGCAGCGACTCAGGCAAGTCTTTTAATTGTTGGTGAGGCGGGCGTAGGTAAAACTAGTTTGGCTCGTTATGTTTACGGCAAAAGTCGTTCACCGCGTTTGTACTGTCTTGATTGCAAAAATCCTGCGGGATTTGATTTTGGCAGAATCGACGGTGGAACTTTACTTATTGAAGATTTGGATTGCGCTTCAACCGCTTTGCAGAACGAATTGATGAGACTTGTTGAAAGAACAGATGGCACGCGTCCTCGTTTTATTTCAACTTCTCGCCGTGATGTCCGTGCGATGGTGAAGCAAGAACTTTTCCGTCAAGATCTGTTTTACAAGTTGGCAGTAGTTCACTTAGAAATTCCTCGTTTGGAAGACCGTGTTTCTGATTTCCCAGTGATTGTGAACTTTATTTTGGAAGTTGCGCAAATCATGCACGGTAAGACAGGTCTTCGTTTAAGCCCTGAAGCCTATGCTCGTTTAAACTCTTGGAGCTGGGCTGGCAACATCCGTGAACTTGAAAACGTGCTAGAAAGAGCCGTGGTTCTTGCAAAATCTTCAATGATTCAGCCCTCTGATATTCAATTTGAGGTGGCAGTTGAAGATTTAGAGCTGGATTTTGCTCCAGGCATGTCCCTTTCTGAGGTCGAAAAGCGTCTTATTTTACAGACCCTGGAGTTGACGGCACAAAACCGCACCCGGGCTGCTCAGATGCTAGGGATCAGCATTCGAACATTAAGAAATAAATTAAACGAATACAAAGAAGAAGGTGTTTTATGAGTAACTTGTTCGATAAAACAACCAACGCGCTAGCAAGTTCAATTGCGATGCGCCAGATCCGTAACAACGTAATTTCATCAAATATCGCCAACGCAGAAACGCCTGGCTATCACGCCAAGAAAATGGATTTTGAAGGAGCTTTACAAAGAGCTTTGGACCTGGATGGTCAAAGTGCCCTTAGCACGAGCGATTCAAAACACTTCGGTATCGGTGGCGTGAGTGTTACTAAAACTCGCCCCGATATTTACGACGATCCAGAAGGTGCAGTGAACAACGATGGCAACACTGTCGATCTTGAAAAAGAAATGTCGGCACTCTCTGAAAACGCCATCATGTATAAAACAGCTCTGCAATTGATTAATAAAAAAATGGCAGCGTTAAAATACGCAGCTACTGACGGTGGCCGGTAGGCCCTGAAGAGCCTTGTGTCGGCAGGCGCGTAGGCTGAAGCAGCTTTTTGTTTTAATAATGGAGGCCAAGGATGGCTGATTTTTTAACCGGGATGAGAATTAGCAGCAGCGGTA
This is a stretch of genomic DNA from Bdellovibrio reynosensis. It encodes these proteins:
- a CDS encoding MlaE family ABC transporter permease, translating into MNQFALPFTVFILEIIRFLGGTGLLFKDVVREIVKGKFYWKLLIEQIYHIGLRSLPLVVITAMSTGMVMSLQFGMGLEKFGGKLYVPKLVAVTILREMGPMFTSLMLAARVGAGIASEIGSMVVTQQIDAIRALGTSPIKKIVIPRVLACLITLPILATVANIVGNAGGLIIGATELNLDPNFYLLKVMSTSNIVDYLSGFGKTFFFALFIAIPACYFGLTVQNGTKEVGIATTKAVVVASIMILVGDFFLSKLFWIVEKMI
- the flgB gene encoding flagellar basal body rod protein FlgB, which translates into the protein MSNLFDKTTNALASSIAMRQIRNNVISSNIANAETPGYHAKKMDFEGALQRALDLDGQSALSTSDSKHFGIGGVSVTKTRPDIYDDPEGAVNNDGNTVDLEKEMSALSENAIMYKTALQLINKKMAALKYAATDGGR
- a CDS encoding ABC transporter ATP-binding protein; its protein translation is MSEKRSGVIEVVNFHKSFGGKKVHQGVNFYVRKGECLGLIGGSGTGKSVLLRSLVGLEKPDSGSILIDGEDIAPMNENELINIRKKVAYAFQGGALFDSMTVYENLAYPLREHFHYSEKEIALKIREQLAEFGLPESEHLYPGNLSGGMQKRVGLARAMMMHPEVVLYDEPTAGLDPYNTKRIQESILSLKAKGVTSILVTHDMPTVYAVCDKVALLQNGRIGEQYTIDKLKSEPEGPMSLFINGESA
- a CDS encoding MlaD family protein, which gives rise to MESHTSTQLKVGIFLAVGAVLIMASLFFLGADRALFTSYVRLHAHFDQVQGLSVGSVVSLSGVTVGNVEAITFLPEVNALDVKMKVDADYIPRIRQGSQVEIRTQGALGDKFVFIIPGDPRAEVVKEGEVLQIAKATDVLGIISERGNETNRIFDIINELYKMTHAMNENNRMGRLMGNLETASTSLTLASKEAQKLATQLNESATGDKFASSLNKLDSILTKIDKGQGSLGALINDPSLHNQLKAMVGANDRKDHVKSLLRQSIDQGTKATKD
- a CDS encoding tetratricopeptide repeat protein — translated: MNTLQRIIMAGCLIIGLVTAAHAANKVNGSINFQGDTVHLEFTGQQNWDYDVKRLEVKGQTVVEMAVPALDDSTIQALSAFKSEFVTGIVVDRQGPDGKSVVKFTLAGENIDTFDYLTDQPSRLIMDFYLNPNAKKEVPAVAKKSEPAAVADKAKSTDTVAKVKTNKKRNPATADVLALSNQGIAVAANDEAPIKAGIFDGGDPEYDRFAIKDYQIKEDAIIRAKDNYYIPFPMLQTPVSFWEKLKVTPTIYQITPKATEENKQARLLLTLFEKQRYAVYLKTQAWFKEKYPNSEYNEMIDFMTADVHLSLWQNENRGGSYDEAMQRYKDAIAKYPQSPLAERTSLKTGFLSLEKGDAINALRLFNDHIENKNFGAKNSLSKDLARVGTGLAFMKINKWNDAAAQFAEVEKNTQNRDLKVEAAFRQGDIWARAKNYDKAVAEYQAALKKYPEGQNFYPNAFYNQAESLFWMKKYPESLDVYRTYIKKFPSDDHAAFAMTRMGELLDIFGADKSRVMGAYLETFFRYGESPSAVVARLRLLSARMKGMKPKEVNHAVGEIMSLAKKIDLPNIEQFSTVMVGDGYTSRGEFPKSIDLLSKYYKEHPTSVDVPLMTNRIVANINEKLSSEVAQGNFIAALKTHSKFADNWLKNSKRLDTKYNVGRAFEMGGAPVEAEKYYKDVLNRIYAIRGTQEAKEIKAKENLPSEDELNLRLSAVFTNEQKYNQAYEFLKNIKNPETLTEEAQIERVNIAVRLLEKRGDNESAIRYLGELLRTWKGQPELVAEPYLKLAELQMKQNRSADALQALGMIDKLQSDSDKVSPVVHAKALEMTGDIQLEKGQPSEAIASYEKLLEKYEDKRPLSSIRYKLGQIHFNKGEIQKAATVWNEFKGEKSEFWKNLAQEQLKNSEWRDGYKKYIKRIPAMSENEQGK
- a CDS encoding class II glutamine amidotransferase — its product is MCQLLAMNCNTPTDICFSFTGFQARGGLTDSHNDGWGIAFFEDRGVRQFLDTAPSAHSKVAELVRSYPIKSKNVVAHIRKATQGKVSLENTHPFMRELWGRYWIFAHNGTLVDFNPELDGSYLPVGNTDSEFVFCWIMQELRKQFGSVFPGTEKLFAALTELSKVAGDHGKFNFLLCNGSLLFAHCSTNLTYVLRKAPFPTVQLKDQDVTVDLSAQTTSEDRVAIIATSPLTHNEVWTDMKPGTLSLFEEGGISKTADTVVGVPRGLNY
- a CDS encoding AAA-type ATPase lid domain-containing protein yields the protein MSYFDFDALQIEDRKMHEVKQLSLQLAATQASLLIVGEAGVGKTSLARYVYGKSRSPRLYCLDCKNPAGFDFGRIDGGTLLIEDLDCASTALQNELMRLVERTDGTRPRFISTSRRDVRAMVKQELFRQDLFYKLAVVHLEIPRLEDRVSDFPVIVNFILEVAQIMHGKTGLRLSPEAYARLNSWSWAGNIRELENVLERAVVLAKSSMIQPSDIQFEVAVEDLELDFAPGMSLSEVEKRLILQTLELTAQNRTRAAQMLGISIRTLRNKLNEYKEEGVL
- a CDS encoding DUF721 domain-containing protein, with amino-acid sequence MDSNQKPKGKLSIGSEVLQSLFENGKSPLSEQFMRWKLWAKWEEVVGPTIAKNAEPVGFQRGVLFVWVRNSTWMQQMIFMKDHMRNTINQKFESNFVKYIKFTLDRRDVPSSDNEGFKEMIQKIAPEGDND